The region ATCGAGTCTTGTGCGGACGTATGAGCACGAGGTTGAACGTCAGAAGTCCATGGTGCGAAAGGCCGAGTTCACGCAACAGCGGTTGCTTTTTGTGGTCGGTGCATTGAGGCAACTGTTTGCCGATGAGAACTTCATCAACCTGTTGCGCGCGGAGGGACTGGCCAGCCTGCCGAAGTATCTTGCCGAACGCGTTTGGCCAACCGGGAGTGCCACATGACTGGCGTCACTCTCGGATTCATCCCCGAGCCGTTGTCGGTGCCGGTCTCCTGCATCTTGCCATCGCGGAGAATACCGGCGCCGGTGCTCGAGTCGCGCAAATTCAGGCAGATAAGAACTTCAATTGAGGAGGTAGGCCTCATCGAACCGCTTTCCGTAACGCCTGCGGACCAGTCTTCCGGGCAACATGTTCTGCTGGATGGGCATCTACGATTGCTCGCCATCCAGGACTTGGGCCACGAGCGGGCTGCCTGCCTTGTCGCGACCGATGACGAAAGCTACACCTATAACAACCGGGTCAATCGCCTCTCGACAATCCAGGAGCACTATATGATTCGGCGTGTAATCGACAGAGGCGTATCAGCCGAACGATTGGCAAAATCTCTTTCCGTGGACGTATCACAAATCATAAAGAAGGCGTCGCTGCTCGACGGCGTTTGCCCGGAAGCGGCTAAACTTCTCGCCGACCGGCAGTTCTCGCCGGAGCTCGTTCGCGCGATTCGCAAAATGAAGCCCACGCGGCAGGTCGAATGCGTTGAGCTGATGGTGGCCGCTAACAATGTGTCAGTCTCCTACGCCGAGGCATTGTTGGTAGCAACGCCTGCAGCGCGTCTTGTCGAGGGCAAGAAGCCACGCAAACTGACCGGCGTCAGCCCGGA is a window of Paraburkholderia sp. IMGN_8 DNA encoding:
- a CDS encoding plasmid partitioning protein RepB C-terminal domain-containing protein, with the protein product MTGVTLGFIPEPLSVPVSCILPSRRIPAPVLESRKFRQIRTSIEEVGLIEPLSVTPADQSSGQHVLLDGHLRLLAIQDLGHERAACLVATDDESYTYNNRVNRLSTIQEHYMIRRVIDRGVSAERLAKSLSVDVSQIIKKASLLDGVCPEAAKLLADRQFSPELVRAIRKMKPTRQVECVELMVAANNVSVSYAEALLVATPAARLVEGKKPRKLTGVSPEQMAKMEREMSNLQGQYKLVEQTYGQDVLNLVLAKGYLAKLLENDSARQYVVQHHPDLMAEFESIIATISLDQQQFGTVV